From the genome of Synchiropus splendidus isolate RoL2022-P1 chromosome 17, RoL_Sspl_1.0, whole genome shotgun sequence, one region includes:
- the LOC128748063 gene encoding olfactory receptor 2K2-like has product MENFSSPLQQPVTLKLEGFLVPPGSAPLLFSLVTLNYLLVVLGNGMVVCVIAVDNQLHRPMFIMVCHLALCDLLGATAVLPRLMVHFLTGQQWVGYAAAIMQALAVHTYGAAVQTILAVMSYDRYVAVCNPLRYQAIMTSSRLHGLCALAWLVALFCIAPLFILHISVPLCGDVVRHVYFSNRSILQLACRPTPTNNIYGLSMTYMLSSSVFLIIAFSYVKILQTSVSRQRVEGRIPRKALQTCMMHLAAYVVYEIASVVIILSLRFPSVSQNARKFFSILFVVLPTTANPVIYGLVSRELRTSIIKRIRPHFSG; this is encoded by the exons ATGGAGaacttttcttctcctctccagcAGCCTGTTACCTTGAAGCTCGAAGGCTTCCTGGTCCCACCCGGATCGGCTCCCCTGCTTTTCTCTCTGGTGACTCTCAACTACCTTTTGGTGGTGCTCGGCAACGGCATGGTGGTTTGTGTCATAGCTGTAGACAACCAGCTGCACAGACCCATGTTCATCATGGTCTGCCACCTGGCCCTGTGCGACCTTCTCGGAGCGACCGCCGTGCTGCCGCGCCTCATGGTCCACTTCCTGACCGGTCAGCAATGGGTTGGGTATGCGGCCGCCATCATGCAGGCGCTTGCTGTTCACACATACGGTGCTGCTGTGCAGACGATTCTGGCAGTGATGTCATACGACAG ATACGTTGCAGTGTGCAACCCACTGCGGTACCAGGCCATCATGACATCATCCCGGCTCCACGGCCTGTGCGCCCTGGCCTGGCTCGTGGCACTCTTCTGCATCGCTCCACTTTTCATTCTCCACATCAGTGTCCCTCTCTGTGGCGATGTGGTCAGGCATGTGTACTTCAGCAATCGCAGTATCCTGCAGCTGGCCTGCCGGCCCACTCCGACCAACAACATCTACG gtctGTCGATGACGTACATGCTGAGCTCCAGTGTTTTCCTCATCATCGCCTTCTCCTACGTCAAGATCCTGCAGACCTCAGTTTCCCGCCAGAGAGTGGAAGGCAGAATCCCAAGAAAAGCCCTTCAGACCTGCATGATGCATCTAGCTGCGTACGTGGTCTATGAAATCGCCTCGGTCGTGATCATCTTGTCGCTGCGCTTTCCTTCAGTGTCGCAGAACGCCAGGAAGTTTTTCAGCATCCTTTTTGTTGTCCTGCCCACGACTGCTAACCCCGTCATCTACGGGCTGGTCAGCCGGGAGCTGCGCACCAGCATCATCAAGCGCATCAGGCCTCACTTTTCTGGCTGA
- the rbmx2 gene encoding RNA-binding motif protein, X-linked 2 — protein MNPLTKVKLINELNEREADLGVNDTASWHSVYKNSAWIFVGGFPYELSEGDLICVFSQYGEVVNINLVRDKKTGKSKGFCFLCYEDQRSTILAVDNLNGIRIKGRTIRVDHVKDYRPPKDSDDIDDVTKHLREEGCAPKAPVSPSSSSGEDEEQFVIPLKKSKKDKKEKKKKKKKEKKKERESRESRSSSPSSNGPTLVSIKQEREDTAYNKYNHKGPTLRESHQEEERRRDTDRHESRRETERDDRRRETDRDVRKKETDDRRWEMERDDRRREKDREEKSKALYDKRREADGDERRRQSDSDDGRKKRGREDKRRESDSDDGRRKRDRRSDSDDDRRYERRREGDERRRDRERDSGRRDTDRDDRRRDRY, from the exons ATGAA tcctCTGACTAAAGTGAAGCTGATCAACGAGTTAAATGAGCGTGAAGCTGATCTTGGTGTGAACGACACAGCTTCCTGGCACAGCGTTTACAAGAACAGCGCCTGGATCTTTGTCG GGGGGTTTCCATATGAGCTGTCAGAGGGCGACctcatctgtgtgttttcaca GTATGGAGAGGTTGTCAACATTAATCTGGTGCGAGACAAAAAGACTGGAAAGTCCAAAGGGTTCTGCTTTCTATGTTACGAGGATCAGAGGTCTACGATCTTGGCTGTGGACAACTTAAACGGCATCAGG ATTAAAGGCCGGACCATCCGCGTGGACCATGTCAAGGACTACCGCCCACCCAAGGATTCAGATGATATCGACGATGTCACCAAGCATTTGCGAGAAGAAGGCTGCGCTCCCAAAGCTCCAGTTTCACCCTCGTCTTCCtctggagaggatgaagagcagTTTGTGATCCCTCTGAAAAAATCCAAGAAAG acaagaaggagaagaaaaagaagaagaagaaagagaagaaaaaagagaggGAAAGTCGAGAATCACGCTCCTCTTCTCCATCCTCCAACGGGCCGACACTTGTCTCGATCAAGCAGGAAAGGGAAGACACTGCCTACAACAAGTACAACCACAAGGGACCAACCCTGAGAGAGAGTCACCAGGAGGAAGAGAGACGACGGGACACAGACAGGCATGAAAGTAGGAGAGAGACTGAAAGAGATGACCGTAGAAGAGAAACAGATAGAGatgtgaggaaaaaagaaacagatgataggaggtgggaaatgGAACGGGatgacaggaggagagagaaagacagggaGGAGAAGAGTAAAGCATTGTATGACAAGAGGAGGGAAGCCGACggagatgagaggaggagaCAGTCGGACAGTGATGACGGTAGGAAGAAGAGGGGCAGGGAGGacaagaggagagagagtgacaGCGATGATGGTAGAAGAAAGAGGGACAGGAGGAGCGACAGCGATGACGATAGGAGATACgaaagaaggagagagggagatgaGCGAAGAAGAGACAGAGAACGAGACAGTGGGAGAAGAGACACAGACAGGGATGACAGAAGAAGGGACAGGTATTGA
- the ap4m1 gene encoding AP-4 complex subunit mu-1 isoform X2: MISQVFILSSKGDRLIFKDFRGDAGSDVINIFYEKVTALPGDQPPVVMSHKSLHFVHVRQAGLYWVATTTAESSPFTIIEFLNRLASLVRDYCGCLTEKSVQMNFALIYELLDEIVDFGYIQTTSSDMLKNFIQTEAVSSRPFSLFDPSNVGLFGAETQQSKVAPSSAATRPIQTREQGGKSEIFVDVLERMTVVIGSNGVLMKADVEGEIKVKCYTPNCSEIRMGLNEELSIGKTQLRGYGAAVRVDECSFHQAVQLDEFESHRILRLSPSQGEQTVMQYRLTDDLPSAPPFRLFTSIERDGNGRLLIFLKLRCDLPPKSSAINVAAVVPVPKSSVSVSQELSSPDQSAELKPENRAIVWKIPRFTGGTQLSALFKVEVSGFSSASMLEVGPLCLSFELPKVTASGLQIRFLRLSPVQAGPPLRWVRYVTHSDSYTVRI, from the exons ATGATCTCTCAGGTCTTCATATTGTCCTCGAAGGGGGATCGTCTGATCTTCAAAGACT TCAGAGGAGACGCtgggagtgatgtcatcaatatTTTCTATGAGAAAGTCACTGCTCTACCAGGAGACCAACCTCCTGTTGTGATG AGTCACAAGAGTCTTCACTTTGTCCATGTGCGGCAGGCGGGACTTTACTGGGTGGCCACCACTACCGCCGAGTCCTCCCCATTTACTATCATTGAATTTCTCAACAG GTTAGCCTCACTGGTCCGGGACTACTGCGGCTGCCTGACTGAGAAGTCTGTGCAGATGAACTTTGCTCTGATCTATGAGCTCTTGGACGAAATTGTT GATTTTGGCTACATCCAGACAACATCGTCTGACATGTTAAAGAACTTCATCCAGACTGAGGCGGTCTCCTCTCGACCTTTCAGCCTCTTTGACCCCAGCAATGTTGGTCTG TTTGGGGCAGAGACGCAACAGAGTAAAGTCGCACCGAGTTCAGCTGCAACCAGACCCATTCAGACACGTGAGCAG gGAGGCAAGAGTGAAATCTTTGTGGATGTGCTGGAGAGGATGACGGTCGTGATCGGCTCCAAT GGAGTCTTGATGAAGGCGGACGTGGAAGGAGAAATTAAAGTCAAGTGTTACACTCCAAACTGCTCTG AGATCAGGATGGGACTGAATGAGGAGCTCAGTATTGGGAAGACTCAGCTCCGGG GTTACGGGGCGGCGGTCCGTGTTGATGAGTGCAGCTTCCATCAGGCGGTCCAACTGGACGAGTTTGAATCTCACCGGATACTGCGATTAAGTCCGAGTCAAGGAGAG CAAACAGTGATGCAGTATCGTTTGACGGATGATCTTCCATCTGCTCCTCCGTTTCGTCTCTTCACCTCCATTGAGAGAGATGGGAACGGAAG GCTGTTGATCTTTCTAAAGCTCCGCTGTGATCTTCCCCCAAAGAG CTCTGCCATCAACGTAGCTGCAGTCGTCCCAGTTCCGAAAAGCTCTGTCAG TGTGTCGCAGGAGCTGAGCAGTCCCGATCAGAGCGCCGAACTGAAGCCAGAAAACCGAGCCATCGTATGGAAAATCCCGCGGTTTACAGGAGGGACGCAACTGAGTGCTCTTTTCAAG gtggaggtgTCGGGTTTCAGCTCTGCCTCCATGCTCGAAGTGGGTCCTTTATGTTTGAGCTTCGAGCTGCCAAAGGTCACCGCCAGTGGCCTGCAGATCCGCTTCCTGCGACTCTCGCCCGTGCAGGCTGGACCGCCACTCAGATGGGTTCGATACGTCACTCACTCCGACTCCTACACCGTCCGGATTTAG
- the ap4m1 gene encoding AP-4 complex subunit mu-1 isoform X1 has translation MISQVFILSSKGDRLIFKDFRGDAGSDVINIFYEKVTALPGDQPPVVMSHKSLHFVHVRQAGLYWVATTTAESSPFTIIEFLNRLASLVRDYCGCLTEKSVQMNFALIYELLDEIVDFGYIQTTSSDMLKNFIQTEAVSSRPFSLFDPSNVGLFGAETQQSKVAPSSAATRPIQTREQGGKSEIFVDVLERMTVVIGSNGVLMKADVEGEIKVKCYTPNCSEIRMGLNEELSIGKTQLRGYGAAVRVDECSFHQAVQLDEFESHRILRLSPSQGEQTVMQYRLTDDLPSAPPFRLFTSIERDGNGRLLIFLKLRCDLPPKSSAINVAAVVPVPKSSVSVSQELSSPDQSAELKPENRAIVWKIPRFTGGTQLSALFKVNTPAWPGCCRRLHVCILLQVEVSGFSSASMLEVGPLCLSFELPKVTASGLQIRFLRLSPVQAGPPLRWVRYVTHSDSYTVRI, from the exons ATGATCTCTCAGGTCTTCATATTGTCCTCGAAGGGGGATCGTCTGATCTTCAAAGACT TCAGAGGAGACGCtgggagtgatgtcatcaatatTTTCTATGAGAAAGTCACTGCTCTACCAGGAGACCAACCTCCTGTTGTGATG AGTCACAAGAGTCTTCACTTTGTCCATGTGCGGCAGGCGGGACTTTACTGGGTGGCCACCACTACCGCCGAGTCCTCCCCATTTACTATCATTGAATTTCTCAACAG GTTAGCCTCACTGGTCCGGGACTACTGCGGCTGCCTGACTGAGAAGTCTGTGCAGATGAACTTTGCTCTGATCTATGAGCTCTTGGACGAAATTGTT GATTTTGGCTACATCCAGACAACATCGTCTGACATGTTAAAGAACTTCATCCAGACTGAGGCGGTCTCCTCTCGACCTTTCAGCCTCTTTGACCCCAGCAATGTTGGTCTG TTTGGGGCAGAGACGCAACAGAGTAAAGTCGCACCGAGTTCAGCTGCAACCAGACCCATTCAGACACGTGAGCAG gGAGGCAAGAGTGAAATCTTTGTGGATGTGCTGGAGAGGATGACGGTCGTGATCGGCTCCAAT GGAGTCTTGATGAAGGCGGACGTGGAAGGAGAAATTAAAGTCAAGTGTTACACTCCAAACTGCTCTG AGATCAGGATGGGACTGAATGAGGAGCTCAGTATTGGGAAGACTCAGCTCCGGG GTTACGGGGCGGCGGTCCGTGTTGATGAGTGCAGCTTCCATCAGGCGGTCCAACTGGACGAGTTTGAATCTCACCGGATACTGCGATTAAGTCCGAGTCAAGGAGAG CAAACAGTGATGCAGTATCGTTTGACGGATGATCTTCCATCTGCTCCTCCGTTTCGTCTCTTCACCTCCATTGAGAGAGATGGGAACGGAAG GCTGTTGATCTTTCTAAAGCTCCGCTGTGATCTTCCCCCAAAGAG CTCTGCCATCAACGTAGCTGCAGTCGTCCCAGTTCCGAAAAGCTCTGTCAG TGTGTCGCAGGAGCTGAGCAGTCCCGATCAGAGCGCCGAACTGAAGCCAGAAAACCGAGCCATCGTATGGAAAATCCCGCGGTTTACAGGAGGGACGCAACTGAGTGCTCTTTTCAAGGTAAACACGCCTGCATGGCCAGGATGTTGCAGAAGATTACATGTATGCAtcctgctgcaggtggaggtgTCGGGTTTCAGCTCTGCCTCCATGCTCGAAGTGGGTCCTTTATGTTTGAGCTTCGAGCTGCCAAAGGTCACCGCCAGTGGCCTGCAGATCCGCTTCCTGCGACTCTCGCCCGTGCAGGCTGGACCGCCACTCAGATGGGTTCGATACGTCACTCACTCCGACTCCTACACCGTCCGGATTTAG
- the LOC128747973 gene encoding neuronal acetylcholine receptor subunit alpha-10-like — protein sequence MKFPCARRTLPHFLLLFLLPGCFGAHGRFAQKLLTDLFANYTNALRPVADTEHIINVTLQITLSQIIDMDERNQILTTYLWVRQMWMDAFLTWKKEDYDGLDTIRIPSSYVWRPDIVLYNSADDGFSSSMETNVVLRSDGQVMWDQPAITKSSCSVDVAFFPFDLQQCLFTFGSWTHNGNQMDLVNALDTADLADFVPNVEWEVLGMPAKKNVILYGCCSDPYPDITFTLHLKRRASFYIFNLLIPCMMISFLAPLGFYLPADSGEKVSLGVTVLLALTVFQLLVAESMPPSESVPLIGKYYIATMTMVTASTALTIFIMNIHHCGPEARPVPQWAERFILRYLARICFVYEVGDNCLTGCTASQEEPSLQSENTTANFEKGTNWDVNGKAGGGGTGIEGGDHGKTDTLFVTINQLEEKKGNGSGHEAKDQESNSSHKGGGKESVKQTSSEEEEEVEKPNKPPVSARCSCNNRELFQNVAYITGSYQEQRAAQLRIGEWRKVAKVMDRFFMWLFFIMVFIMSILILGKAI from the exons ATGAAGTTTCCCTGCGCGAGACGGACActtcctcacttcctccttctcttccttctcccAG GATGCTTTGGAGCTCACGGTCGCTTTGCTCAGAAGCTGCTGACCGACTTGTTCGCCAACTACACCAACGCACTGCGGCCTGTGGCGGACACGGAACACATCATCAACGTGACACTGCAGATCACTTTGTCACAGATCATCGACATGGACGAGCGCAACCAGATCCTCACCACCTACCTCTGGGTGCGTCAGATGTGGATGGACGCCTTCCTCACCTGGAAGAAGGAAGACTACGACGGCCTCGATACCATCCGCATCCccagcagctatgtgtggaggcCTGACATCGTTCTGTACAACAG TGCAGATGACGGGTTTTCCAGTTCCATGGAGACAAACGTGGTTCTCAGGAGCGACGGGCAGGTGATGTGGGATCAGCCAGCCATCACCAAAAGCTCTTGTTCTGTGGACGTGGCCTTCTTCCCTTTCGACCTACAGCAGTGCCTCTTCACCTTTGGCTCCTGGACTCACAATGGGAATCAGATGGATCTGGTGAATGCCCTGGACACCGCAGACCTGGCAGACTTTGTCCCAAATGTGGAGTGGGAG GTCCTCGGAATGCCAGCGAAGAAGAATGTGATCCTGTACGGTTGCTGCTCAGATCCTTACCCGGACATCACGTTCACGCTGCATCTGAAGAGACGGGCTTCCTTCTACATCTTTAACCTCTTGATCCCCTGCATGATGATCTCCTTCCTGGCACCGCTGGGCTTCTACCTCCCAGCTGACTCTGGAGAGAAGGTGTCACTGGGAGTCACAGTGCTGCTGGCGCTCACTGTGTTTCAGCTGCTGGTGGCCGAGAGTATGCCACCGTCTGAGAGCGTCCCACTGATAG GAAAGTACTACATCGCCACGATGACGATGGTCACCGCATCAACAGCTCTCACTATCTTCATCATGAACATACATCACTGTGGGCCCGAGGCTCGGCCGGTGCCTCAGTGGGCCGAGCGCTTTATCCTGCGCTACCTGGCCAGGATCTGCTTTGTCTACGAGGTCGGCGACAACTGCCTCACTGGGTGTACAGCCTCGCAAGAGGAGCCCTCACTGCAGTCTGAGAACACCACTGCTAACTTTGAGAAAGGTACCAACTGGGATGTGAACGGGAAGGCCGGTGGAGGAGGAACAGGGATTGAAGGAGGGGACCATGGAAAGACGGACACTCTCTTTGTGACCATTAACcagttggaggagaaaaaggGAAACGGAAGTGGTCATGAAGCTAAAGATCAAGAGTCCAACAGCTCCCACAAAGGTGGGGGAAAAGAATCTGTAAAGCAGACGTcatctgaagaagaagaagaggtggagAAACCCAACAAGCCCCCGGTGAGTGCACGATGTAGCTGCAATAACAGAGAACTCTTCCAGAACGTGGCATACATCACTGGCTCCTATCAGGAGCAACGTGCTGCCCAACTACGAATCGGAGAGTGGAGGAAGGTGGCCAAGGTGATGGACCGCtttttcatgtggctcttcttCATCATGGTCTTCATCATGAGCATCCTCATCCTCGGAAAAGCCATTTAA
- the LOC128747972 gene encoding E3 ubiquitin-protein ligase TRIM39-like, giving the protein MADLREVTDQFKCPVCQKLFEKPVAIPCGHNFCQVCISFHWDANKTCDCPVCREVFTPRPELRVNQLIFAMVKAFQVRRTGSENYCNVESPDVNVAKPRVNCNECGDQQAVKTCLVCTLSYCNTHLRPHVTIPGLQTHQLVEPRENMSTHKCSKHKKLLELFCRTDQISVCSKCFVEDHQFHETVPMRIEYEAKKAEVATVCQQFQEQIVSRQQKMNQLKLTQKRNDEEAKREKDAGMAVLTGLKTLVSDSTTRLIDTIETKRNTTDNQVRGFIDELQRELSDLQGRKSELDYLNTTNDPALFLKRFHILNADTPSKDWSQVSVSTPTYNGTAAKTIASLEEKISLKTKQIRDSQLKHLQQVMVNITLDPETANPWLIITNNRKRVSCGTTFQSVSDNPKRFTFYASVLAQESFTSGQFYFEVIVAGKTKWDIGVARESIDRNRPVALNPDNGYWVVSMRKGKEYRAAGDPPIRLSLPSKVQKLGIYVNCDTNLVSFYHTDAAILIHTFSGCSFTGRIYPFFNPCNTDHNNSAPIIITSPKSS; this is encoded by the coding sequence ATGGCTGACTTGAGGGAAGTCACAGATCAGTTCAAGTGTCCTGTGTGTCAGAAACTGTTTGAAAAACCAGTGGCCATTCCGTGTGGACACAACTTTTGCCAAGTGTGCATCTCATTCCACTGGGATGCCAACAAGACCTGCGATTGCCCAGTGTGCAGGGAAGTTTTCACCCCGCGACCTGAGCTGCGGGTCAACCAACTGATCTTTGCGATGGTGAAAGCCTTCCAAGTACGACGAACAGGATCTGAGAACTACTGTAATGTTGAGTCGCCGGATGTCAACGTGGCGAAACCCAGAGTGAACTGTAATGAGTGCGGAGATCAACAGGCAGTCAAGACATGCCTGGTATGCACTCTGTCATACTGCAACACTCACCTGCGGCCTCACGTGACAATACCAGGCCTGCAGACGCACCAGCTGGTCGAGCCAAGGGAAAACATGTCGACACATAAGTGCTCCAAACACAAGAAGCTGCTGGAGTTGTTCTGCCGGACTGACCAGATAAGTGTGTGCAGCAAGTGCTTCGTCGAGGACCACCAGTTTCACGAGACCGTGCCCATGAGAATCGAGTACGAAGCCAAAAAGGCGGAGGTCGCCACGGTCTGCCAGCAATTCCAGGAGCAGATTGTGAGCAGACAGCAGAAGATGAATCAGTTGAAACTCACACAGAAGCGAAACGATGAGGAGGCAAAGCGGGAGAAGGATGCCGGGATGGCGGTCCTCACTGGCCTGAAGACCTTGGTCAGCGACAGCACGACCAGACTCATCGACACCATTGAAACGAAACGCAACACCACTGACAATCAAGTGCGAGGTTTCATAGACGAGCTCCAGAGGGAACTGTCTGATCTCCaggggaggaaatctgagttgGACTACCTCAACACAACCAATGACCCAGCCCTGTTTCTAAAGCGCTTCCATATTCTGAATGCTGACACGCCGTCCAAAGACTGGAGCCAGGTGTCCGTCTCCACGCCGACGTACAACGGCACTGCTGCCAAAACGATCGCATCACTGGAGGAAAAGATCAGCCTCAAGACAAAACAGATCCGTGATTCTCAGCTGAAACATCTTCAGCAGGTGATGGTGAACATCACCCTGGATCCGGAGACCGCGAACCCCTGGCTTATCATCACCAACAACAGGAAGAGAGTCAGCTGCGGTACTACTTTCCAGAGTGTCTCAGACAACCCCAAAAGGTTCACTTTTTACGCCAGTGTGCTCGCACAAGAGAGCTTCACCTCCGGGCAGTTTTACTTTGAGGTGATCGTTGCAGGGAAGACCAAGTGGGACATAGGCGTGGCCAGGGAATCCATTGACAGGAATAGACCAGTAGCGCTGAATCCTGATAACGGATACTGGGTCGTGTCCATGAGAAAAGGCAAAGAATATCGGGCCGCAGGTGACCCTCCCATTCGACTCTCACTGCCTTCGAAAGTGCAAAAACTGGGCATTTATGTGAACTGCGACACCAATCTGGTCTCCTTTTACCATACTGACGCCGCCATTCTCATACACACGTTCTCTGGTTGCTCATTCACTGGGAGGATTTACCCATTCTTCAACCCCTGCAACACCGACCACAACAACAGCGCCCCCATCATCATCACGTCTCCGAAGTCATCATGA
- the ap4m1 gene encoding AP-4 complex subunit mu-1 isoform X3, which yields MISQVFILSSKGDRLIFKDFRGDAGSDVINIFYEKVTALPGDQPPVVMSHKSLHFVHVRQAGLYWVATTTAESSPFTIIEFLNRLASLVRDYCGCLTEKSVQMNFALIYELLDEIVDFGYIQTTSSDMLKNFIQTEAVSSRPFSLFDPSNVGLFGAETQQSKVAPSSAATRPIQTREQGVLMKADVEGEIKVKCYTPNCSEIRMGLNEELSIGKTQLRGYGAAVRVDECSFHQAVQLDEFESHRILRLSPSQGEQTVMQYRLTDDLPSAPPFRLFTSIERDGNGRLLIFLKLRCDLPPKSSAINVAAVVPVPKSSVSVSQELSSPDQSAELKPENRAIVWKIPRFTGGTQLSALFKVEVSGFSSASMLEVGPLCLSFELPKVTASGLQIRFLRLSPVQAGPPLRWVRYVTHSDSYTVRI from the exons ATGATCTCTCAGGTCTTCATATTGTCCTCGAAGGGGGATCGTCTGATCTTCAAAGACT TCAGAGGAGACGCtgggagtgatgtcatcaatatTTTCTATGAGAAAGTCACTGCTCTACCAGGAGACCAACCTCCTGTTGTGATG AGTCACAAGAGTCTTCACTTTGTCCATGTGCGGCAGGCGGGACTTTACTGGGTGGCCACCACTACCGCCGAGTCCTCCCCATTTACTATCATTGAATTTCTCAACAG GTTAGCCTCACTGGTCCGGGACTACTGCGGCTGCCTGACTGAGAAGTCTGTGCAGATGAACTTTGCTCTGATCTATGAGCTCTTGGACGAAATTGTT GATTTTGGCTACATCCAGACAACATCGTCTGACATGTTAAAGAACTTCATCCAGACTGAGGCGGTCTCCTCTCGACCTTTCAGCCTCTTTGACCCCAGCAATGTTGGTCTG TTTGGGGCAGAGACGCAACAGAGTAAAGTCGCACCGAGTTCAGCTGCAACCAGACCCATTCAGACACGTGAGCAG GGAGTCTTGATGAAGGCGGACGTGGAAGGAGAAATTAAAGTCAAGTGTTACACTCCAAACTGCTCTG AGATCAGGATGGGACTGAATGAGGAGCTCAGTATTGGGAAGACTCAGCTCCGGG GTTACGGGGCGGCGGTCCGTGTTGATGAGTGCAGCTTCCATCAGGCGGTCCAACTGGACGAGTTTGAATCTCACCGGATACTGCGATTAAGTCCGAGTCAAGGAGAG CAAACAGTGATGCAGTATCGTTTGACGGATGATCTTCCATCTGCTCCTCCGTTTCGTCTCTTCACCTCCATTGAGAGAGATGGGAACGGAAG GCTGTTGATCTTTCTAAAGCTCCGCTGTGATCTTCCCCCAAAGAG CTCTGCCATCAACGTAGCTGCAGTCGTCCCAGTTCCGAAAAGCTCTGTCAG TGTGTCGCAGGAGCTGAGCAGTCCCGATCAGAGCGCCGAACTGAAGCCAGAAAACCGAGCCATCGTATGGAAAATCCCGCGGTTTACAGGAGGGACGCAACTGAGTGCTCTTTTCAAG gtggaggtgTCGGGTTTCAGCTCTGCCTCCATGCTCGAAGTGGGTCCTTTATGTTTGAGCTTCGAGCTGCCAAAGGTCACCGCCAGTGGCCTGCAGATCCGCTTCCTGCGACTCTCGCCCGTGCAGGCTGGACCGCCACTCAGATGGGTTCGATACGTCACTCACTCCGACTCCTACACCGTCCGGATTTAG